The Elaeis guineensis isolate ETL-2024a chromosome 13, EG11, whole genome shotgun sequence genome includes a region encoding these proteins:
- the LOC105055835 gene encoding pathogenesis-related thaumatin-like protein 3.5 has translation METPLPGCLFSFFFFFFVGALWASERREAVATVFTLQNKCSYTVWPGTLSGNGAAVLGGGGFELSPNAAVSLTAPPGWSGRFWARTACVFPPSGVSGSCTTGDCGGAIRCSFGGTPPVTLAEFTLAGGGNGAAKDFYDVSLVDGYNVGMGVRPAPASSGCKYAGCVADLNGRCPAELRVAGMTGETVACRSACEAFGGPEYCCTGAHGSPGTCGPTRYSQLFKAACPTAYSYAYDDATSTFTCSAASEYLITFCPAADD, from the exons ATGGAGACTCCTCTCCCGGGctgcctcttctccttcttcttcttcttcttcgttg GGGCATTATGGGCATCCGAGAGGAGGGAGGCGGTAGCGACCGTGTTCACCCTCCAGAACAAGTGCTCCTACACGGTGTGGCCGGGCACATTGTCCGGCAACGGCGCCGCCGTGCTCGGCGGCGGAGGTTTCGAGCTGTCCCCCAACGCCGCCGTCTCCCTCACCGCCCCTCCCGGCTGGTCCGGCCGCTTCTGGGCCCGCACCGCCTGCGTCTTCCCTCCCTCCGGCGTCTCCGGCTCCTGCACCACCGGCGACTGCGGCGGCGCCATCCGCTGCTCCTTCGGCGGCACCCCTCCGGTCACTCTCGCCGAATTCACCCTCGCCGGCGGAGGTAACGGTGCGGCGAAGGACTTCTACGACGTGAGCCTGGTGGACGGGTACAACGTGGGGATGGGGGTGCGGCCGGCGCCGGCGTCGAGCGGGTGCAAGTATGCGGGGTGCGTGGCGGATCTCAACGGGCGGTGCCCGGCGGAGCTGCGGGTGGCGGGGATGACGGGGGAGACGGTGGCGTGCCGGAGTGCGTGCGAGGCGTTTGGGGGGCCCGAGTACTGCTGCACGGGGGCTCACGGGTCGCCGGGCACCTGCGGGCCCACGCGCTACTCGCAGCTTTTCAAGGCGGCGTGCCCCACCGCCTACAGCTACGCCTACGACGACGCCACCTCCACATTCACCTGCTCCGCCGCCTCCGAGTACCTCATCACCTTCTGCCCCGCCGCCGATGATTAG